The proteins below are encoded in one region of Fulvia fulva chromosome 9, complete sequence:
- a CDS encoding Deoxycytidylate deaminase yields the protein MLIGICGGICAGKHSVLQYLIQNHNFQLLSLHRNAATPSVEKSASEAHVPETTYGDLETKFNTVEDLLEYATKHWQTNFATVSLYDEHIAEVLSRRPFFILLHIDAPISLRWTRFKDRCAKAALTPPTLDQFVLRNDAHLYSPSTGLATTATRAQIKLLNSTTSLNHLWTSLDSLNLTDPSRLRPTWDHYFMTLASLAARRSNCMRRQVGCVLVREKRVMATGYNGTPRNVSNCNEGGCPRCNGGGIGGVSLSTCLCIHAEENALLEAGRERIGDSAVLYCNTCPCLTCTIKIVQVGITEVVYSNSYYMDDEAAKIFQEAGVKLRQFSPPKEGLVNLMIEEVPLLNGHSDTAS from the exons ATGCTCATAGGAATCTGCGGCG GCATATGCGCCGGCAAGCACTCAGTCCTCCAATACCTCATCCAAAACCACAACTTCCAACTCCTCTCCCTCCACCGCAACGCCGCCACCCCCAGCGTCGAAAAGTCCGCCTCCGAAGCCCACGTGCCAGAGACCACATACGGCGACCTAGAAACGAAATTCAACACAGTCGAGGATCTCCTGGAATACGCCACAAAACACTGGCAAACAAACTTCGCAACCGTCTCCCTCTACGATGAACACATAGCCGAAGTACTATCAAGAAGACCCTTCTTCATACTCCTCCACATCGACGCCCCCATTTCCCTCCGCTGGACGCGCTTCAAGGACCGGTGTGCGAAAGCTGCCCTCACACCGCCAACCCTCGACCAATTCGTCCTCCGCAACGATGCTCACCTTTACTCCCCATCTACAGGTCTCGCCACCACGGCAACTCGAGCACAGATAAAACTCCTCAACTCCACCACCTCCCTAAATCACCTTTGGACCTCCCTAGACTCACTGAACCTCACCGACCCCTCCCGCCTGCGCCCAACCTGGGACCACTACTTCATGACCCTCGCCTCCCTCGCCGCGCGCCGCAGCAACTGTATGCGCCGCCAAGTCGGCTGCGTCCTCGTGCGCGAGAAACGCGTAATGGCCACAGGCTACAACGGCACGCCCCGGAACGTCTCCAACTGCAACGAAGGCGGTTGTCCACGTTGTAATGGTGGCGGGATTGGAGGCGTGAGTCTTAGTACGTGTCTTTGCATTCATGCCGAGGAGAATGCACTGTTAGAAGCTGGGAGAGAACGGATCGGGGACAGTGCAGTCTTGTACTGCAATACTTGTCCTTGCCTCACCTGCACCATTAAGATCGTGCAGGTGGGGATCACAGAGGTTGTGTACAGCAATAGCTACTACATGGACGATGAAGCGGCGAAAATATTCCAGGAAGCTGGCGTGAAGCTCAGACAGTTCTCGCCGCCGAAAGAAGGGCTGGTGAATTTGATGATTGAAGAGGTACCGCTGCTTAATGGTCACAGCGATACAGCCAGCTGA
- a CDS encoding GTPase-activating protein gyp1 → MSFNKPSHQEMREITRANMDIWAFIDRTDTASPFWRAASANSQRSNDQKSNAQPERKVIGASYSHADILNFNQLNVSGDRPRTPPTTSSNTRSTPPPASRNARSPPSRPGYSSFLSESSNAYDEEGDDGFGLDDEEDEFGLPSIASMRRKGKRISSKKAKDPGGSSTFSRTTSGNSITKNGVPTPASLGSWALNDGDVASERALPAYPTLKRTETGQKILRPQYKDILRDPANSLHLISHPAVTPGASAKEVEAHSARITRINKFKKILQASSISLAELRGQAWNGLPSEVRAMTWQLLLGYLPTSSERRVATLERKRNEYLDGVRQAFEKGTMGADAPVQAGISGPGSSPAQNRGRGRGLDEAIWHQISIDVPRTNPHLELYSYEATQRSLERILYVWAIRHPASGYVQGINDLVTPFWQVFLGQYITDPDVESGMDPGQLPKAVLDAVEADSFWCLTKLLDGIQDNYIHAQPGIQRQVSALRDLTARIDEALAKHMEQEGVEFIQFSFRWMNCLLMREISVRNTVRMWDTYLAEELGFSSFHLYVCAAFLVKWSDKLQRMDFQEIMMFLQSLPTKEWTEKDIELLLSEAFIWKSLFEGSKAHVRQTSSAAQVMQL, encoded by the exons ATGAGCTTCAATAAACCATCTCATCAG GAGATGCGAGAGATCACGAGAGCTAATATGGACATTTGGGCTTTCATAGACCGGACAGA TACTGCATCTCCATTCTGGCGAGCTGCATCCGCCAACAGCCAGCGAAGTAACGATCAGAAGAGCAATGCGCAACCTGAGCGCAAAGTGATTGGCGCGTCCTACTCGCATGCAGACATACTCAACTTCAACCAACT GAACGTCTCTGGCGACCGACCTCGAACGCCGCCCACGACATCGAGTAACACCCGAAGCACACCACCACCAGCGTCTAGGAATGCACGATCTCCACCTTCGCGACCAGGATACAGCAGCTTTCTCTCCGAATCTAGCAATGCCTACGACGAGGAGGGAGACGATGGCTTTGGCTTGGACGATGAAGAGGACGAGTTTGGTCTGCCCAGCATAGCAAGCATGCGCAGGAAAGGCAAGCGGATATCGAGCAAGAAAGCTAAAGACCCTGGTGGGAGCAGCACATTCTCCAGAACGACCAGCGGTAACAGCATCACCAAGAACGGAGTGCCGACGCCCGCAAGTCTTGGATCGTGGGCATTGAACGATGGAGATGTGGCCTCTGAGCGCGCTCTACCTGCATACCCTACCTTGAAACGCACAGAGACAGGCCAGAAGATCCTCAGACCTCAGTACAAAGACATACTTCGCGACCCGGCCAACAGCCTACATCTGATCTCGCATCCTGCTGTGACACCTGGAGCTTCGGCAAAGGAAGTCGAAGCTCATTCAGCACGCATTACGCGAATCAACAAGTTTAAGAAGATCCTCCAGGCATCCTCGATATCACTTGCAGAACTCCGAGGCCAGGCATGGAATGGTCTGCCGAGCGAAGTTCGTGCGATGACATGGCAGCTGCTACTCGGATATCTACCCACATCATCCGAACGACGAGTCGCGACTCTTGAGCGAAAACGAAACGAGTACCTAGACGGTGTACGACAAGCATTTGAAAAGGGCACAATGGGCGCAGACGCACCTGTACAAGCAGGAATCTCAGGACCCGGCTCTTCGCCGGCACAGAATAGAGGTCGCGGTCGCGGTCTGGACGAAGCAATATGGCATCAGATCAGCATCGACGTACCGCGAACGAACCCACACCTCGAACTCTACAGCTACGAAGCAACGCAACGAAGTCTGGAGCGAATCCTTTACGTCTGGGCGATACGGCATCCTGCAAGCGGTTACGTCCAAGGTATCAACGATCTAGTCACACCGTTCTGGCAAGTCTTCCTCGGCCAGTATATCACAGACCCCGACGTCGAATCCGGTATGGATCCTGGGCAACTACCCAAAGCAGTTCTAGATGCGGTCGAAGCAGACAGCTTCTGGTGTCTAACAAAGCTCCTGGATGGAATCCAGGATAACTATATTCACGCGCAACCTGGAATCCAACGACAAGTCTCCGCGTTACGGGATCTTACAGCACGAATCGATGAAGCGTTAGCGAAGCATATGGAGCAAGAAGGCGTGGAATTCATCCAATTCTCCTTTCGCTGGATGAACTGTCTCCTCATGCGAGAAATCTCCGTCCGTAACACCGTGCGGATGTGGGATACATATCTC GCAGAAGAACTCGGCTTCTCCTCCTTCCACCTCTACGTCTGCGCCGCCTTCCTCGTCAAGTGGAGCGACAAACTGCAGCGGATGGATTTCCAGGAGATTATGATGTTCTTACAGTCCTTGCCGACGAAGGAGTGGACGGAGAAGGATATTGAGTTGTTGCTTAGTGAGGCGTTTATCTGGAAGAGTCTGTTTGAGGGCAGTAAGGCGCATGTTAGGCAGACGAGCAGTGCTGCGCAGGTCATGCAGCTGTGA
- a CDS encoding Ubiquitin-like modifier-activating enzyme atg7, with amino-acid sequence MAQLMYAPWTSDVELAFYSALANIKINHDKLDSSARKVLGLYEINHKDAPERSTRMQIHGTALTTDEVQKGFFRAEGFIRNFNTIDEFRQVDKAAHIERAGRMIWDAIKDGTIYSCPSLLCSFSAVCFADLKKYKFTYHFAYPAIHSDPSWKLVVPNDNPQAAIRKLDPKETEMLVDAVQTWRYSVDSRQHGFFLAKRLRKEVLEAEWRAGRGEVEEEGEDGNLCTKPSRGKSRTSSLSEVGFLWWIGSLSSYENGFFDNARPEDRYVCFADPSTYSENPGWMLRNLLVLVRQRWHLDNVKIICYRDVHARREHPTSLLMDLQSAEPVYQIPQDQLDRAAQQSSLGTSTAFTPDQVDQFGELITDKLKGTDSLPLRPKTPPASATQFTKATGWERSDQGKVISRTVDLAAYLDPSRLADQAVDLNLKLIKWRIAPSIDLETIKHTKCLLLGAGTLGAYVARNLMGWGVKKITFVDDGRVSYSNPVRQPLYDFKDCQNGGVWKAQRASDVLSGIYPGVDSEGVVVSVPMAGHPIIGDETKVQRQFEQLKGLVDAHDAIFLLMDTREARWLPTVMGKSAGKIVINAALGFDTYMVMRHGQRAPPAPRPSVEESAEGTVLTHPKDEQNPLLAAASDPIVNGNGAKGEPEELGCYFCSDVVAPADSMKKATLDQQCTVTRPGAAPIASALAVELLVSITQHKLKGRAPAPPELKSVAIAQAPDTDPSLPNSHPLGTVPHQLRGYMSTWQTLQIRGQPYDCCAACSPKVLEAYERDGWSFLKHALNDKGYVEEISGLAEVQRQAEAAAQAMEAQEDDWPEEDEEGELI; translated from the exons ATGGCACAGCTCATGTACGCGCCATGGACGTCGGACGTCGAGCTCGCCTTCTACAGTGCACTGGCGAACATCAAGATCAACCACGACAAGCTCGACTCGTCCGCTCGGAAAGTGCTCGGACTGTACGAGATCAACCACAAGGACGCACCGGAACGCAGCACTCGCATGCAAATACATGGCACTGCACTGACCACTGACGA AGTGCAGAAGGGCTTCTTCCGAGCAGAAGGCTTCATCCGCAACTTCAACACGATCGACGAGTTTCGACAGGTCGACAAAGCCGCCCACATAGAAAGAGCTGGTCGCATGATCTGGGACGCCATCAAGGATGGAACAATATACTCCTGCCCTTCACTACTGTGCTCCTTCTCCGCAGTATGCTTCGCCGACTTGAAGAAATACAAGTTTACATACCACTTCGCATACCCAGCCATACATTCGGACCCCTCGTGGAAACTCGTCGTGCCGAACGACAACCCACAAGCTGCTATTAGGAAGCTGGACCCAAAGGAGACTGAAATGCTTGTCGATGCCGTGCAGACATGGAGATACAGCGTAGACAGCAGACAGCATGGCTTCTTCCTGGCCAAGCGACTGCGCAAAGAAGTGTTGGAGGCAGAGTGGCGGGCGGGCAGAGGAGAAGTGGAGGAGGAAGGAGAGGACGGCAACCTTTGCACGAAACCATCTAGGGGGAAATCGCGGACTAGTAGTCTCAGCGAAGTGGGCTTCCTCTGGTGGATCGGCTCCCTGTCCAGCTACGAGAATGGCTTTTTCGACAATGCTCGTCCAGAGGATCGATATGTATGCTTCGCCGACCCTTCAACTTACTCCGAGAACCCTGGCTGGATGCTACGAAATCTGCTCGTGCTCGTGCGACAAAGATGGCATCTGGACAATGTCAAGATCATCTGCTACCGCGACGTTCATGCACGAAGGGAACACCCCACATCGCTGCTGATGGACCTGCAGTCAGCTGAACCAGTCTACCAAATCCCGCAGGACCAACTTGATCGAGCGGCACAGCAGTCGAGCCTTGGCACTAGCACTGCCTTCACGCCTGATCAAGTCGATCAATTCGGCGAACTCATCACAGACAAGCTGAAAGGAACTGACTCGCTTCCTCTTCGGCCGAAAACACCACCTGCTAGCGCAACACAGTTCACGAAAGCCACTGGCTGGGAACGTTCGGATCAGGGTAAAGTCATTTCGCGTACGGTCGATTTGGCCGCTTATCTGGACCCTTCCAGGCTGGCCGACCAAGCGGTCGACCTGAACTTGAAACTGATCAAGTGGAGGATAGCACCGTCTATCGACCTGGAGACTATCAAGCACACGAAATGTCTGCTGTTGGGCGCTGGCACATTGGGCGCCTATGTCGCACGAAATCTTATGGGCTGGGGAGTGAAGAAGATTACTTTCGTTGACGATGGACGAGTCAGCTACTCAAACCCCGTCCGACAACCACTGTACGACTTCAAAGACTGCCAGAATGGTGGCGTGTGGAAAGCGCAGCGGGCATCTGATGTTCTTTCAGGGATATACCCTGGCGTTGACTCCGAAGGTGTAGTAGTCAGCGTACCAATGGCAGGTCATCCCATCATTGGTGACGAGACGAAGGTGCAGCGACAGTTCGAACAGCTGAAGGGGCTTGTCGATGCCCACGATGCTATTTTCTTACTCATGGACACCAGAGAGGCTAGATGGCTACCTACAGTCATGGGCAAGTCCGCTGGCAAGATCGTCATCAACGCTGCTCTCGGATTTGACACATACATGGTCATGCGACATGGACAAAGAGCACCGCCTGCGCCGAGACCGTCTGTGGAGGAAAGTGCTGAAGGCACTGTCTTGACACATCCGAAGGATGAACAGAATCCTCTACTTGCTGCAGCATCGGATCCGATCGTCAATGGAAACGGTGCGAAGGGCGAGCCTGAAGAACTTGGCTGTTACTTCTGCTCCGATGTCGTTGCGCCGGCTGATAGCATGAAGAAAGCAACGCTGGATCAGCAGTGTACGGTAACAAGACCAGGCGCAGCGCCAATCGCCTCAGCTCTGGCAGTTGAGCTTCTGGTTTCAATTACGCAGCACAAGCTCAAAGGAAGAGCACCAGCACCTCCAGAACTGAAGTCTGTTGCTATTGCTCAAGCACCCGATACAGACCCTTCTTTGCCCAACTCGCACCCTCTCGGGACCGTACCACATCAGCTTCGCGGCTACATGTCAACCTGGCAAACACTGCAGATCAGAGGGCAACCGTACGACTGTTGCGCAGCCTGTTCGCCGAAAGTACTCGAAGCTTACGAGCGTGATGGTTGGAGCTTTTTGAAGCACGCTCTCAACGACAAGGGCTACGTGGAAGAGATCTCCGGTCTGGCTGAAGTGCAACGACAGGCCGAAGCAGCGGCACAGGCGATGGAGGCGCAGGAGGACGACTGGCCTGAAGAAGATGAAGAAGGCGAGCTGATATAG